The proteins below come from a single Kitasatospora sp. NBC_00315 genomic window:
- a CDS encoding SGNH/GDSL hydrolase family protein yields MRSARSLSVAVLAMLLTLATLFVASPASAATVRYAALGDSYSAGVGAGSYTSESGSCKRSTNSFAYLWKNAHAPSAFAFVACSGARTGDVLNNQLSVLDSGTTLVSISIGGNDAGFASTMQTCVLDSESACLSAVATAKSYANNTLPGLLDQVYAAIHAKAPNAHVVVLGYPHLYQLGGNCVLGIGDTKRSAINGAADTLDAVAAKRAANAGFAFGDVRNAFSGHEICGSGTNWLHSTTLPVDESYHPTSAGQSGGYLPVFSAAV; encoded by the coding sequence ATGCGCTCCGCCCGTTCGTTGTCCGTCGCCGTCCTGGCGATGCTCCTGACCCTGGCCACCCTCTTCGTCGCCTCACCGGCGAGCGCCGCCACCGTGCGGTACGCCGCCCTGGGGGATTCGTACTCCGCCGGTGTCGGCGCCGGCAGCTACACCAGTGAGAGCGGCAGCTGCAAGCGCAGCACCAACTCCTTCGCCTACCTCTGGAAGAACGCCCACGCGCCTTCGGCCTTTGCCTTCGTGGCCTGCTCGGGAGCCAGAACGGGGGACGTGCTCAACAACCAGCTGTCCGTGCTCGACAGCGGCACCACGCTGGTCAGCATCAGCATCGGCGGTAACGACGCGGGCTTCGCCAGCACCATGCAGACCTGTGTACTGGACTCCGAGAGCGCCTGCCTGAGCGCGGTCGCGACGGCCAAGAGCTATGCCAACAACACCCTTCCCGGCCTGCTCGACCAGGTCTACGCGGCGATCCACGCCAAGGCCCCGAACGCCCACGTCGTGGTCCTCGGCTACCCGCACCTCTACCAGCTCGGCGGCAACTGCGTGCTGGGGATCGGTGACACCAAGCGCTCCGCCATCAACGGTGCGGCGGACACGCTGGACGCGGTCGCCGCCAAGCGGGCGGCCAACGCGGGCTTCGCGTTCGGTGACGTGCGCAACGCCTTCAGCGGCCACGAGATCTGTGGCAGCGGCACCAACTGGCTGCACAGCACCACCCTGCCGGTCGACGAGAGCTACCACCCGACCTCGGCCGGCCAGTCCGGCGGGTACCTGCCGGTCTTCTCCGCCGCGGTCTGA
- a CDS encoding glyoxalase, whose protein sequence is MPTPPSLFHHVELWVADLSLTRTQWGPVLLALGCEPFQDWAAGCSWRLADSYLVVEQSPAMLPGGHERLRAGLNHLAVHGSRAAVTVALAAGWTVRTDTGEAVHLIDGQGFELEIVCAEQS, encoded by the coding sequence ATGCCGACCCCGCCCTCACTGTTCCACCACGTCGAACTCTGGGTGGCCGACCTGTCGCTGACCCGGACCCAGTGGGGCCCGGTGCTGCTCGCGCTCGGGTGCGAGCCCTTCCAGGACTGGGCGGCGGGCTGCAGTTGGCGCCTGGCCGATTCCTATCTGGTGGTGGAGCAGTCGCCGGCGATGCTGCCGGGCGGCCACGAGCGGCTGCGCGCCGGGCTCAACCACCTCGCCGTGCACGGTTCCAGGGCGGCGGTGACGGTCGCCCTGGCGGCGGGGTGGACGGTACGGACGGACACCGGCGAGGCCGTCCACCTGATCGACGGGCAGGGCTTCGAGCTGGAGATCGTCTGCGCGGAGCAGTCCTGA